DNA sequence from the Epinephelus moara isolate mb chromosome 3, YSFRI_EMoa_1.0, whole genome shotgun sequence genome:
NNNNNNNNNNNNNNNNNNNNNNNNNNNNNNNNNNNNNNNNNNNNNNNNNNNNNNNNNNNNNNNNNNNNNNNNNNNNNNNNNNNNNNNNNNNNNNNNNNNNNNNNNNNNNNNNNNNNNNNNNNNNNNNNNNNNNNNNNNNNNNNNNNNNNNNNNNNNNNNNNNNNNNNNNNNNNNNNNNNNNNNNNNNNNNNNNNNNNNNNNNNNNNNNNNNNNNNNNNNNNNNNNNNNNNNNNNNNNNNNNNNNNNNNNNNNNNNNNNNNNNNNNNNNNNNNNNNNNNNNNNNNNNNNNNNNNNNNNNNNNNNNNNNNNNNNNNNNNNNNNNNNNNNNNNNNNNNNNNNNNNNNNNNNNNNNNNNNNNNNNNNNNNNNNNNNNNNNNNNNNNNNNNNNNNNNNNNNNNNNNNNNNNNNNNNNNNNNNNNNNNNNNNNNNNNNNNNNNNNNNNNNNNNNNNNNNNNNNNNNNNNNNNNNNNNNNNNNNNNNNNNNNNNNNNNNNNNNNNNNNNNNNNNNNNNNNNNNNNNNNNNNNNNNNNNNNNNNNNNNNNNNNNNNNNNNNNNNNNNNNNNNNNNNNNNNNNNNNNNNNNNNNNNNNNNNNNNNNNNNNNNNNNNNNNNNNNNNNNNNNNNNNNNNNNNNNNNNNNNNNNNNNNNNNNNNNNNNNNNNNNNNNNNNNNNNNNNNNNNNNNNNNNNNNNNNNNNNNNNNNNNNNNNNNNNNNNNNNNNNNNNNNNNNNNNNNNNNNNNNNNNNNNNNNNNNNNNNNNNNNNNNNNNNNNNNNNNNNNNNNNNNNNNNNNNNNNNNNNNNNNNNNNNNNNNNNNNNNNNNNNNNNNNNNNNNNNNNNNNNNNNNNNNNNNNNNNNNNNNNNNNNNNNNNNNNNNNNNNNNNNNNNNNNNNNNNNNNNNNNNNNNNNNNNNNNNNNNNNNNNNNNNNNNNNNNNNNNNNNNNNNNNNNNNNNNNNNNNNNNNNNNNNNNNNNNNNNNNNNNNNNNNNNNNNNNNNNNNNNNNNNNNNNNNNNNNNNNNNNNNNNNNNNNNNNNNNNNNNNNNNNNNNNNNNNNNNNNNNNNNNNNNNNNNNNNNNNNNNNNNNNNNNNNNNNNNNNNNNNNNNNNNNNNNNNNNNNNNNNNNNNNNNNNNNNNNNNNNNNNNNNNNNNNNNNNNNNNNNNNNNNNNNNNNNNNNNNNNNNNNNNNNNNNNNNNNNNNNNNNNNNNNNNNNNNNNNNNNNNNNNNNNNNNNNNNNNNNNNNNNNNNNNNNNNNNNNNNNNNNNNNNNNNNNNNNNNNNNNNNNNNNNNNNNNNNNNNNNNNNNNNNNNNNNNNNNNNNNNNNNNNNNNNNNNNNNNNNNNNNNNNNNNNNNNNNNNNNNNNNNNNNNNNNNNNNNNNNNNNNNNNNNNNNNNNNNNNNNNNNNNNNNNNNNNNNNNNNNNNNNNNNNNNNNNNNNNNNNNNNNNNNNNNNNNNNNNNNNNNNNNNNNNNNNNNNNNNNNNNNNNNNNNNNNNNNNNNNNNNNNNNNNNNNNNNNNNNNNNNNNNNNNNNNNNNNNNNNNNNNNNNNNNNNNNNNNNNNNNNNNNNNNNNNNNNNNNNNNNNNNNNNNNNNNNNNNNNNNNNNNNNNNNNNNNNNNNNNNNNNNNNNNNNNNNNNNNNNNNNNNNNNNNNNNNNNNNNNNNNNNNNNNNNNNNNNNNNNNNNNNNNNNNNNNNNNNNNNNNNNNNNNNNNNNNNNNNNNNNNNNNNNNNNNNNNNNNNNNNNNNNNNNNNNNNNNNNNNNNNNNNNNNNNNNNNNNNNNNNNNNNNNNNNNNNNNNNNNNNNNNNNNNNNNNNNNNNNNNNNNNNNNNNNNNNNNNNNNNNNNNNNNNNNNNNNNNNNNNNNNNNNNNNNNNNNNNNNNNNNNNNNNNNNNNNNNNNNNNNNNNNNNNNNNNNNNNNNNNNNNNNNNNNNNNNNNNNNNNNNNNNNNNNNNNNNNNNNNNNNNNNNNNNNNNNNNNNNNNNNNNNNNNNNNNNNNNNNNNNNNNNNNNNNNNNNNNNNNNNNNNNNNNNNNNNNNNNNNNNNNNNNNNNNNNNNNNNNNNNNNNNNNNNNNNNNNNNNNNNNNNNNNNNNNNNNNNNNNNNNNNNNNNNNNNNNNNNNNNNNNNNNNNNNNNNNNNNNNNNNNNNNNNNNNNNNNNNNNNNNNNNNNNNNNNNNNNNNNNNNNNNNNNNNNNNNNNNNNNNNNNNNNNNNNNNNNNNNNNNNNNNNNNNNNNNNNNNNNNNNNNNNNNNNNNNNNNNNNNNNNNNNNNNNNNNNNNNNNNNNNNNNNNNNNNNNNNNNNNNNNNNNNNNNNNNNNNNNNNNNNNNNNNNNNNNNNNNNNNNNNNNNNNNNNNNNNNNNNNNNNNNNNNNNNNNNNNNNNNNNNNNNNNNNNNNNNNNNNNNNNNNNNNNNNNNNNNNNNNNNNNNNNNNNNNNNNNNNNNNNNNNNNNNNNNNNNNNNNNNNNNNNNNNNNNNNNNNNNNNNNNNNNNNNNNNNNNNNNNNNNNNNNNNNNNNNNNNNNNNNNNNNNNNNNNNNNNNNNNNNNNNNNNNNNNNNNNNNNNNNNNNNNNNNNNNNNNNNNNNNNNNNNNNNNNNNNNNNNNNNNNNNNNNNNNNNNNNNNNNNNNNNNNNNNNNNNNNNNNNNNNNNNNNNNNNNNNNNNNNNNNNNNNNNNNNNNNNNNNNNNNNNNNNNNNNNNNNNNNNNNNNNNNNNNNNNNNNNNNNNNNNNNNNNNNNNNNNNNNNNNNNNNNNNNNNNNNNNNNNNNNNNNNNNNNNNNNNNNNNNNNNNNNNNNNNNNNNNNNNNNNNNNNNNNNNNNNNNNNNNNNNNNNNNNNNNNNNNNNNNNNNNNNNNNNNNNNNNNNNNNNNNNNNNNNNNNNNNNNNNNNNNNNNNNNNNNNNNNNNNNNNNNNNNNNNNNNNNNNNNNNNNNNNNNNNNNNNNNNNNNNNNNNNNNNNNNNNNNNNNNNNNNNNNNNNNNNNNNNNNNNNNNNNNNNNNNNNNNNNNNNNNNNNNNNNNNNNNNNNNNNNNNNNNNNNNNNNNNNNNNNNNNNNNNNNNNNNNNNNNNNNNNNNNNNNNNNNNNNNNNNNNNNNNNNNNNNNNNNNNNNNNNNNNNNNNNNNNNNNNNNNNNNNNNNNNNNNNNNNNNNNNNNNNNNNNNNNNNNNNNNNNNNNNNNNNNNNNNNNNNNNNNNNNNNNNNNNNNNNNNNNNNNNNNNNNNNNNNNNNNNNNNNNNNNNNNNNNNNNNNNNNNNNNNNNNNNNNNNNNNNNNNNNNNNNNNNNNNNNNNNNNNNNNNNNNNNNNNNNNNNNNNNNNNNNNNNNNNNNNNNNNNNNNNNNNNNNNNNNNNNNNNNNNNNNNNNNNNNNNNNNNNNNNNNNNNNNNNNNNNNNNNNNNNNNNNNNNNNNNNNNNNNNNNNNNNNNNNNNNNNNNNNNNNNNNNNNNNNNNNNNNNNNNNNNNNNNNNNNNNNNNNNNNNNNNNNNNNNNNNNNNNNNNNNNNNNNNNNNNNNNNNNNNNNNNNNNNNNNNNNNNNNNNNNNNNNNNNNNNNNNNNNNNNNNNNNNNNNNNNNNNNNNNNNNNNNNNNNNNNNNNNNNNNNNNNNNNNNNNNNNNNNNNNNNNNNNNNNNNNNNNNNNNNNNNNNNNNNNNNNNNNNNNNNNNNNNNNNNNNNNNNNNNNNNNNNNNNNNNNNNNNNNNNNNNNNNNNNNNNNNNNNNNNNNNNNNNNNNNNNNNNNNNNNNNNNNNNNNNNNNNNNNNNNNNNNNNNNNNNNNNNNNNNNNNNNNNNNNNNNNNNNNNNNNNNNNNNNNNNNNNNNNNNNNNNNNNNNNNNNNNNNNNNNNNNNNNNNNNNNNNNNNNNNNNNNNNNNNNNNNNNNNNNNNNNNNNNNNNNNNNNNNNNNNNNNNNNNNNNNNNNNNNNNNNNNNNNNNNNNNNNNNNNNNNNNNNNNNNNNNNNNNNNNNNNNNNNNNNNNNNNNNNNNNNNNNNNNNNNNNNNNNNNNNNNNNNNNNNNNNNNNNNNNNNNNNNNNNNNNNNNNNNNNNNNNNNNNNNNNNNNNNNNNNNNNNNNNNNNNNNNNNNNNNNNNNNNNNNNNNNNNNNNNNNNNNNNNNNNNNNNNNNNNNNNNNNNNNNNNNNNNNNNNNNNNNNNNNNNNNNNNNNNNNNNNNNNNNNNNNNNNNNNNNNNNNNNNNNNNNNNNNNNNNNNNNNNNNNNNNNNNNNNNNNNNNNNNNNNNNNNNNNNNNNNNNNNNNNNNNNNNNNNNNNNNNNNNNNNNNNNNNNNNNNNNNNNNNNNNNNNNNNNNNNNNNNNNNNNNNNNNNNNNNNNNNNNNNNNNNNNNNNNNNNNNNNNNNNNNNNNNNNNNNNNNNNNNNNNNNNNNNNNNNNNNNNNNNNNNNNNNNNNNNNNNNNNNNNNNNNNNNNNNNNNNNNNNNNNNNNNNNNNNNNNNNNNNNNNNNNNNNNNNNNNNNNNNNNNNNNNNNNNNNNNNNNNNNNNNNNNNNNNNNNNNNNNNNNNNNNNNNNNNNNNNNNNNNNNNNNNNNNNNNNNNNNNNNNNNNNNNNNNNNNNNNNNNNNNNNNNNNNNNNNNNNNNNNNNNNNNNNNNNNNNNNNNNNNNNNNNNNNNNNNNNNNNNNNNNNNNNNNNNNACATACTAtaccataattttttttaagtgacattttattACCAACTAtagaaagatttttttcttaaaatgttttaggACCTTTATGATTTGTGATTTTATGACTATGACTGGACGACAGGCTGTGGTATCAGTTTTTCCCTGAAGCTGAAACTAACAATTCAGTTAATAACTCAGCTGATTAGCAGAAAACTAATCAGCAACAATTTCACTTTAGAATTCTAAAttaatttttgtcttttttattctaTATTNTCAGTTAATAACTCAGCTGATTAGCAGAAAACTAATCAGCAACAATTTCACTTTAGAATTCTAAAttaatttttgtcttttttattctaTATTACAGTAGTAGCATTTTTTGATAGAAAACTAAACATCTTTGTGttttgaacaaaacaagacatctgaatATGTAAATTTGCACTTTTGGAACCAATCAACTGAGACAATAATAtgattaatataaatataattattgTAATTAACGTGTTACATTCATataattaaaacagattttgaaTTCCTGATTAATCAGGAAATCCTTACAGTTTTAGCTTTTGCAGAAATTACATCATCCAAATAACACTTAAGATGAACATGTTTAACTATGTGATATTTTGCAGCTGTGTCTTTTTACCACTGGAGGGCAgcaggtgatttaaacagacTTCAAAACACCTCGACCccaaaacaggaaataaaagacatcatttaacaaaaacaagaaaagacaaactgaggggtttttttattttttactcaaCATAATCAAAACGGTGTTTTTACATGTCACAGCCACTGATTCATCAAATGTTCAAGTCAAAGAGCCGCAGCTACTGTCATGATCGCCAACTATCAGAACATGTTTTCTACAGTTCTTCTCATCAATGTGGATTCATCCGcggctgaaaatagtcccaaaaaagtttcctcttttttgtttgataaaacCTACACAAGCAgttgtttgaggacattttgaaAAGATTGACATCAGAAGTCAGACAGTTATTTAACAACAGATCAACATGCTGAGATTCAAAATGAACATCATCATTCAGACATTTAAATTCCTGTTTGGCCTCTGGGGGGAAATCTGTTGACAAAGTCTCATGTTCATTTGTTCAGTGAACTTATTTTGTTCCCTCAGTTCAGTATTTCAATCCTTCAATTAATTCACTGAGTACACTTTGATGTGGggctgaaataaataaagtgtctttttgttagacagatttatttttcagaaactGATCGTTTCGCTGCAGAAGTTTCGAGAGAACTTCCAGGTTACAGATATCAGATGTTCGCCACCGTTACATTTGAGTCACAGCGCCAAGTGTTGTTgccaaaataattaatttactaataCCAGCTGATTCTGAGTATTTAAAATGGCTTCAATCTCATTTTCCTAACTCTATCAATACAGCAGTACGAGCTGTTAGTGTCAATGTCtcctacagtcattctgctgttctctgccaCTGACCATGAAAagtcaccatcaccatcatcatcattatcatcaatGTGTTACAGTCATgttatatttgtcttttaagGTGAAACACTCCAGGTGAAAATGCACGAGTCAATTTTGAGACTTTGGACTATTTCTGCAAAAAGCACATTTATTTAGCTTATACCTCATCTTCATATTTAAGCAAACAATATCAAAAAActtgaaacacaaaaaataattatcTAAGTGTACATAATCAACGGGTGAAGTTTCATGGTGAAATCTCGTAGTTTTAACTTTTGACCCTAGCATCTTATCTTTTACAGttcatatttttaaagtttgttttctcagatttttttccctccaagtCATAAATCTGCATTTCAGCAGCTCTAACATCCACAAAACTTTCCAGTTTGGTTCCTGTCTGTATTCTGAAGGTTTTTCAGAGGACTTGTTCAGAAATATTATTCACAGCCTGATTTTTACAAATTTTTATTCCCTAAAAACATGgtgaaaatagatttttttaatggctgTTAGAGTGTTTTCTGATTTGTGGAGAGGAGTCCAGAGAGATCCAGAGGCCCCTCCATAAAAACCTTTGACTCTAATATGaaactaaaatgaaacaagactTTGGAACATGTTTTTGATTTGTGTTCTAGAAATGTATAAAAATTAGCACGTATTTAATTACATAATTGCTCATTTgctaaattaaatataatatttcaGAACACATGTTGTATAAAAAACAACAGTCCTACTGTAAGTACAAAGCTGAGGGGAGTGTCATGGTTGCATTTATTAGTTAAAACCTTTACCAGATTCACCCGGAGTGTTTCCCCTCAACTACTGTTTTACAAtcttaaattttaattttctctctgtGGTATCAGAAACATTCTGCAGGGCTGTGTGTGACGATGTTTATCTGACCGTGTGTATTTACTGATCTACGGTAACGGAACTGATGATAAtaacaattataataataataactgtgtaATACTGTATTTCTTCATACCATGAAACAACAATACTTTGAGACAGTTACTGTACTGTAGACATCTCACACTGATGAACTCTCATGTTTTAAATATGGATATTTTTCATGGTGTTGATTTAAAGTTGGAAATTTCGGTCATGTGACGACACCTGCTGATGTTTTAATGGTTCTTAAGATGTTTCCAGAATCCTTCAAATACTCTTTAAAAcatctggaggaaaaaaatcatttgtacctgatcaataaaaaaaacatttttaaccaggttgtttttcctgtctctttctcctgAGTCCAAATGACGATGTCAGTCAGCAGCGACTGatcttcttgttcttgtttcttGCAGtgattttttctttaataaatgtTCTTATAAAATATTATCAAACTTAGAATATCTCAgtagtgtgtttttgttttagacattttatattgtttttgttttttctgtaattGTCTTTCACACTGAGACACTTTGtgattttacataaaactaaaataaataaaacgtaTTAAATAAAAACTGCTTCCTGGAGCAAAAGCAGAGCTGCATCTGACCGGCCGAGTTAATGAAACAAAAAGCATCAGGTCGTGCAGcagtgaaattatttttttagtcTTTGATGATTCAGGAAATATCTTCAGAACATCTCCTCGGATTCATTTTTAGGAAACTGGAGTTGCTGTGACTCAACTGTAAAGTTGTTGACACATTTGGGTCAAAGATCATTTGTGTGaacagtctgtgtgtgactctgtaaaaataaaacaccttccacaaatacaacaagtATTTCTAAACTCACAAAAGTAttctgtaataaaaataaacaaattcataaaataaaataaaaactccaCGTGTGTCACTGAGATTCACCAACTACAGATGCGTACTGATGCCACGGCAaaagacgaaaaaaaaaagtttctcattataacaagatatttttcacatttttacgcAATATAACAAGAAACTTTGATGGTTATTaagttgttttcttttcctggcCCGACACTTCTGCACATctgtaataaaaaaacaaacaaactggcttttctgttccaaagttgtaaatgtttttcacatatttgtaaatcaattaaatgtattcacagatatcTGCATTTTATatctgcaaaatatttttgtgaatttaaaataatttgttgtatttatggAAGTTGTTTTATGTACACAGACTGTAACACGCAGACTTGATAATATTGACACAAATCTGTCTCTGTATAGCTGACCGCACCACAGCTCCATGCCGTGAACATCTGGAGAGATTAAATTATTAGTTTGAGGGTAAAATAAGTTCTGAGAGCACAAAGTGATGAATCAACTCATTTCCCCCCGACGCCATCATGTCTTCACACTCTGAGGTCACCTCCACGTCACTcttcatgataaaaaaaacaaaaacaacgtTGTCTGATTTCTAACCTGAAACTGATGGAAACATAATTCTGTCACAAAAACAAACGTCTGATTCAATTGTTTGAACTGTGGTCACTTTTTAACGTCTTCAAacgtctctgtgtttctgttaaaCTGAAGGATAAACGCTGCAGATGTGGACAGGTGAGCATCAGGTAACAGGAGAGCTGAGAGGGCAGAGGTCAGCGGGACAGGAGGGGGAGGTCACTGGAGTTCATGATGAGGCTGGAGTCCAGGTTCAGGCTCTCTGAGGAAACACGAGAGACGACGTCAACGTTTCAAAGATGCAGCCTGATAGTCAAACACTGTAGCCGTTAGCCGCTAGttcatgttagctgttagcagctagttcatgttagctgttagccgccagttcatgttagctgttagcagctagttcatgttagctgttagccgctagTTCATGGTTAGCAGCTAGttcatgttagctgttagccgctagttcatgttagctgttagcagctagttaaatATTTAcaagaacaaataaacaacaaaaacatctgtatcGGCCCAGCTGTTCAAAGTGGACGTGTCCCTGCTACAGGATTTATAatatgctgttgttgttgtctgagTCTCTTCCCGTGTGGATGTTTGTCTCTGTGAGTCAGGCTCAGCTGTTTTGtttggatgtttgtttgtttccttgttgttttgtttgatgtGTCTTTAATCTAAATATGATGTCATGGTCATGTGACCCACCTTGGTCGAAGTTGAGTTTCTTGTTGGACGAGCCGTCACCGAGTCCTTCGATGTCGACCAGGTCACTGTTCACGTCCGAGTCGTTCAGAGCGCTGAGAGTCACGTCtgcaggaggaagaagaggaagaggaggaagaggagaataaATAGCAGTGTGTCATCATCATGCCTCcatctgattggacaaaagtcacttcctgtcttttctcACCTGCCGTCTTCTGTTTCTTGATGGGCGGGGCCAGAGAGGGGCTGCTCTGCATTCCTGTCGCCACGACAACCTGCGAGGTCGGCACGGCGATCATGGCGGGAGCAGCGGGTGTCGGAGCCGGCGTCATGGCGACGGCTGTTTTCTTGACGGTCTTCTTTGGGGACTCGGAGGAAATGGGGACTCTGCTGTCCTCGTACAACTTCCTCTTGACGGTGCTCTTTATCTGCGCTCTGCACAGGAAGACAGAGACACGCTAACAGTTTCCATatgtttacagtctttatgctaagctaagctaagcagctGCAGCTTCACGTTAAGTGAGTCACAAacttctctcctctgtcaacAACTCGAGCGTCAAAGGGTTAAAATAACTCTCAGAAATAATTCATGAtgattaaaaataatcattaattatttaaataatttgatttaatttacacTGAATCACCTCGTATTTAATgtgttattgttttaattttgtaaaattgtatttatttgttgattatttttgttttttaatttaattttatttatttttgtctgtgttgtttcagTTTTGCTCTGAGTCGCTCTGATCTTTGTATAAAGGTGGATTTTTGAATGAACTAACTGAGTAAATGACACAGGTAGAGACGCCTCCTGAGagtcgaccaaacattagtcagcaagatttcattggtcgcttagtcgcagaagaaaaaaaacacaataccCTGAAACTCTATGAGGAGCTGCGTctcatcaaaataaatccaaacctatatgactggagcatgtgggactttaatttgaaaggacagacacaggaagtgtccacgctcagcagtcagacaggagtcaggttcatttccagggctggtacctggaAGTATTtcttaaagattattatttattatttttattagatcatttctttctttatttgatTGGAGGGTTTCAGGGTCGTAACAGACCTGACGTTGGATCAAACGTACGCGTACACAGTGCGCCGTGTCTGTGTTTATACTTGCTGCAGCACTACGCAG
Encoded proteins:
- the c3h17orf49 gene encoding chromatin complexes subunit BAP18; translation: MTSASAKVGEIFSAAGTAFTKLGELTMQLHPVSDSSPAGAKWTETEIEMLRLAVRRFGDDLNNISTVIKERTVAQIKSTVKRKLYEDSRVPISSESPKKTVKKTAVAMTPAPTPAAPAMIAVPTSQVVVATGMQSSPSLAPPIKKQKTADVTLSALNDSDVNSDLVDIEGLGDGSSNKKLNFDQESLNLDSSLIMNSSDLPLLSR